Part of the Capsicum annuum cultivar UCD-10X-F1 chromosome 12, UCD10Xv1.1, whole genome shotgun sequence genome is shown below.
ccaaatttgcataggatttatgacttttggatcatctacgcatagaaatgacggttttttgttctagcccgaaatgcggggtgttacatatatgAGGGAAAACAACCACAATAATAAGGGTAAATTAGGcaagtgataaaatatctcttGATTTCCTATCTAAAACTAgacaaataaaagtgaatatttatttttagtatagtaaACAAGTAAAAATTGACGAAGAAAGTACTAATTTTAATACACGAATAATTTACATTCGATCATGATAAATggaattgatttaaaattatgatgAGTCGATATTGGTCGATGGTGTGAAAACACTCCCCGACCTCTTGCCCGGCTATAAAACTCTCGCCGCTGATAAATGTCTCATATCACCCTTCGTGAACAACTACGTCCAAAATAAATTatgctacatatatatatatatatatagcgtgAATAAGCCACAACTCTATTCCGGACTCGAAATCCACGAAGGACGAACACACATTCTTCGGAGATAAGTTAGGTTGCATGGCTCTAGCAAAACAAACTATATATACTTTGACTAACCCATAATACTGCTTCAAACTTCTACACTATTTTCTactaggaaaaattacataaattccCAAACATATCCTTACCATATTATTTACATAATATTTCTTCCGTTCCTTTTTAGTTGACATAATTTACTTTTTTAGAGTTAAACGATATAAATTTTAACCATTTTGAGAtgtattttgatatcatattgaaaaaagaaaatttgcaATTTATTGTATTTTTCGTACAGTTTTAGAAtatctaaaatttgattttaaaatattgaattaatctaatgaaatttaattttaaaaatcaatcaaattgaCTCGAAGAAAATCGAAACATGTTAACTAAAAAAGAATGGAGGGAGTATCCCCAATATAACTACAAATATATGTTGTAACCCTCAGATACATGTTATAACCATGCGATGTATCTGTGAGTACAATGTATCCGTATCTACAATATATCAGTGCCGAATACATGTGATATATATCTAATATTGAACCATATATCCTTGTTTACAATGTACCAGTGTCTACAATATATTCACCTCAATATGTAATATTGTAAAGTAATAGGAGAAGTAATTAGCTCAATTTTGTTTATCATGcattgatttaattaattaattaaatatatataaagccTAACTAAATTTGTTCTTTACTTTTTCTTCTGAACCAAATAACCTACTAAAACGCTCTACCAAGTGGTACCACTATATTTAAGTGTGTTCATCTCATCACTAATCAACCACATGAAGttcttgaaattctttttttgttttattttttttcaaaaaaaaaaaactttctccTGCATTATAGGGGTCTGTttgatatatatagagagagatagatagatattaAATAAGTAGAAATGTGAAAATTTTGGTCTAGTTTGCTGTTGCATTAGAACTATATATGCAGTTACATGAAAATAGTTGTATTGGATTAGATAAATATCCCGTTAACATAGGTCATTGAAATAATCTCGGAGACTCAGTAAAATGGGAAAGTGCACGTGGAATCCCATGTGAATTGGCAAGAACAgcttaatatgaaaaaataaatggaacTAAAGGGCCAATAGTACCAATGTAAGAAAACAACTGATATTAAAATTGAATAATCAACAAGATATTTATCAGAGAGATTTTATGATGGGATACAATCGAATGCATTTTAATCTAGTATGGGTGGCAGAGAGTTCATTGAAACAAATGATTTAAgggtactttttttatttttgagttcaTGGAGAAGGTCATTGAAAGGATCTCGGAGACCCACTAAAGTACGAAAGCatgaatttcaatattttatggGTGACAGTAAGCTCATTGAAACAAAGGACTTAAAAGGgtcttttttgtttttgagttcttggagaaggTAAAATCGATTGGATTAGATAGATATCTCGTCAATATAGGTCATTGAAAGGATCTCGGGGACTCGCTTAAGTTCAAAAAAGCTAGTATCTTCCAGAAAAAACGGAATGGAGGAAACATCAAGCCGGGATGAGCAGGCGAAGTCACTGAGCAGAAGGTCCATGAGTAGGGGTGGACCAAGGATGAGTATTGGATCAATGAGTTCAAGGAGTTGGGCTTCAGCTCATCTTCAGGAAGTGTCTACTGCACCAGGAGGTGGTGTTTTTGAGAGAAGTACAAGGGAAAATGACGATGAACAAGAACTCAAATGGGCAGCCATTGAAAGACTTCCTACTTATGATAGGCTGAGGAAAGGGATTTTGAGACAAACATTGGATGATGGAGAGACAAAGTATCATGAAGTTGATCTGGTTCATCTTGGATTACAAGATAGGAAGCAACTCTTAGAAGGTGTTCTTAAACTCGTTGAAGAAGATAATGAGAGTTTCCTTCGTACATACAGAGATAGGACCGATAGGTGAGTGAATATAAATATTGTAGCAAATTTCCATGATCTTAGTCAATTatgtgttgatcaacttttgcaTCGAACAGGGTTGGAATTGAGACTCCGAAAGTTGAAGTTCGATTTGAGCATCTTTGTATTGATGGAGATGCACATGTTGGATCTAGAGCATTGCCTACTCTCTGGAATGCTTCCATCAATTTTGTAGAGGTACTATTTCATTTCACTCGAATTACACTGGCTATccctatgttgttgttgtagttagaTTGATATTATATTGATACACAATGCCTTTGTAGTTTTATTGTACTTGTTAATGTTTTCATTTGATGTTTTGGTCGTTGTAATTGTTGAAAATTAgctgccaaaatttgatacatgTACTGgtgaattgatttattttttcatatccaAATCTCACAGGGATTTCTTCAAAATATCAAGATTGTCCCTTCTAAGAAACGGGTTGTCAACATACTACGTGATGTGAGTGGAATCGTAAGACCCTCAAGGTATGTTTATCAAACTCAGTTTCAGTTAGAGTTAAACTTATGGACAGGAAAGATTTTAGGTATATCTCAATAACAATATATCACTTTATATAGTCTTATTTAGCATCGTTGAGACAAGCATTATGGAGATTGGAGCTCACTTATTGATTCTGTGGTTCTTGCATTTTATAGGATGACGCTACTTCTCGGGCCTCCTGGTGCTGGGAAAACTACATTGCTGAAAGCACTTGCCGCGGTTTCAGACAAGGACATTAGAGTGAGTGAATTTTGAGCTTTAAATATAAACCCTGAAAGTTTTAATTAGGTGGTGTTTTACTTCAATGTGTTATCCTTGTAGGTGAACGGAAGAATCAGTTATTGTGGTCATGAACTATCACACTTTATACCTCAAAGGACATGTGCTTATATTAGTCAGCATGACATTCATCACGGAGAGATGACAGTTAGAGAGACATTGGATTTTTCAGGACGTTGTTTAGGAGTTGGAACAAGGTATGATCTCCTTACTGAACTGTCAAGGCGTGAAAAGAATTCAGGAATCAAACCTGATCCCGAGATGGATGCATTTTTGAAAGCTACAGCTGTTGCAGGCCAAGAATCTAGTCTTGTCACAGACTATGTTCTTAAGGTCGGACTCCTGGTTGCACTCGTAATTATTCCTGCATGTACAAACTCAACTAGAACTGATTATTGAAGTGAAATACAGATACTTGGGATGGATATATGTGCTGATATAATGACCGGTGACAATATGAGAAGGGGTATCTCTGGTGGACAGAAAAAGCGGCTCACAACAGGTATGTAGAATCAAGGGAAGAGCATTGCCATAAGTGTTGCTTGCATTTTGTCTCCCCAGCATCTATCCGGTTTTCTGTGTTTCGTCTAGTGCATGTGCCTGTGACAACAGTTAATATGAAATTGGCTTTTCACTGAATTCAGGAGAAATGTTGGTTGGCCCTGCTAAAGTTTTCTTTATGGATGAAATATCAACTGGTCTCGACAGTTCAACCACATTTCAAATTGTGAAATTCATGAGGCAGATGGTCCATATCATGGATGTAACCATGATAATCTCTCTTCTTCAACCTGCACCAGAAACCTATGATCTTTTTGATGACATTATATTGCTTtctgagggaaaaattatctacCAAGGACCACGTGAGAATGTCCTGGAGTTTTTTGAGAGTGTTGGATTCAAATGCCCGGAAAGGAAAGGAGTTGCTGACTTTCTGCAAGAGGTTACTTCTCTAAAGGATCAAGAACAATATTGGTTCAGGAAAAATGAACCTTACCAATATATTTCAGCGGCTGAATTTGCAGAACGCTTTAATGGTTTTCGTGATGGGAAACAGCTTTGTGACGACCTTGGAGTTCCTTATGACAAAAGCAAAGCCCATCCTGCTGCACTGGTTACTAAGAAGTATGGCATCTCCAACATGGAACTCTTCAAGGCATGCTTATCGAGGGAATGGCTATTGATGAAGCGGAGTTCCTTCTTATACATATTTAAGACATTCCAGATCACTGTAATGTCAATAATTACCTTCACAGTATTCTTTAGGACACATATGAAATCGGGTCAGATGGCAGATGGAGGCAAATTTTATGGTGCCTTATTTTTCAGCCTCATCAATATAATGTTTAATGGTATGGCAGAGCTTGGACTTACCATTATGAGACTTCCTGTGTTCTATAGACAGAGAGATTCTTTGTTTTACCCAGCTTGGGCTTTCGCTCTTCCCATTTGGCTTTTAAGAATTCCCCTTTCTTTTGTGGAATCGCTGATATGGATTGTACTTACTTATTACACCATCGGGTTTGCTCCTGCTGCAAGTAGGTATGTTCTCAGTTCACTCCTAACAACCAAAAAATCTTGTGGCATAATTGTTAGGCTGATCAGTTATGATATTTGGTGAATGTGAATTCAAAGTTACATTCTTGCAccaatgaaattttcaggttttTTCGCCAATTCTTGGCATTTTTTGCTGTGCATCTGTCGGCTCTGTCTCTCTTTCGTTTTATTGCTGCACTTGGAAGAACTCAAGTAGTTGCTAACACTTTTGCAACTTTCACATTACTGATAGTCTTTGTGCTTGGTGGTTTCATCGTTGCAAAAGGTCAGGTTTCTATTATGCTCTTGAAAGTTCTTTAGTCTTGGACTATACGCGCAGGATAATCTACAAAATTGAAAATTTCACATGTCATGTCCAATATTTGAATGTATTTTTGTGCACTGGTGCAGATGACCTGGAACCATGGATTCGATGGGGTTACTACATTTCTCCTATGACATATGGACAGAATGCAATTGCCATCAATGAGTTTCTGGACAAAAGATGGAGTACTGTAAGCTCTACGATTAGGTCATTAAAAAGACGGCATATATTGGTTTGACATTTTCCAACAATATTATATACCTTGACACATCCTAACCATTGCAGCCCAACAATGACACAAGATTTTCTGAGCCAACTGTTGGCAAGGTTCTTCTCAAGACAAGGAGCATGTATACAGAAGACCATGTTTTCTGGATCTGTGTTGTTGCCTTATTTGCATTCTCGTTTTTGTTCAACTTTTGCTTTATCTTGGCACTGACATACCTAAACCGTAAGTCCCAGATAGTCTGCACTATTTAAAGTTTTAGAATCGGTTTTTGGTTCTGATAAAGTCTTGTTAGAAAAAAACAGCACTTGGAGATTCTAGATCAGTTATTTCAGACGATGACAGAAGTGAGGAAAAGAAGCAAACAGATCCGAGTTCACCACATGCAACTCCAATGTCCGAAGGTCAAGAATCCTGTATTTATCTCTTTCTCATGGCTACAGCTTTTATTTgtacaaaattattttcttttatataaggtaaagtaATGTTATTGATGTAATAGTACCAAGGAGGTTCAAGCTAAAGTACAAAAGATACCCAAGCACCCTTCCAGATATCCTTATAGAAGAAAGATGATCCTCATGATGCATAAGGGAATGGTCCTCCAAACATGTATAAATCTTCTGTAAATTCGCTATCATAACCAAGTTGATAATAGGCATTAAAATCCAGTGGCACTACCCAAGCATAGTTACAATGAAGCAGGAGATGGTTGTTGGAATTTTGTGAATTCACAAGAGTTTCTTATAGTATCAAAAGGATTTCCAAAGAAAATTTTTTCCCCTTCTTGAGCTCTAATACGGAGAAAACGTTCTTCATTAACTTTGTGAAGTGGTGAGTATTTGACCTGTAAGAATCTAGGATGTTATCCCCAAGTGTGTTCCTGCATATTTGTATGCATGAGAAAAAGTTAGAAGAACCATGTCCCGGTACGAGGTTTGTCAATCCAGATTTCAGAATATTTCTATCACTGGACTATTCATCTGCAATTAAAAAGTTCTTTAAAGGTCTTAAATTATCACTCAAATGTGTGATTCTGGTGGTTGTATGACCATCTGCATATGGACGCCCTTCAAAAATTGCAATCAAGGTTTAGACAGTGACATAATATGGGAGATGTCGAATCCTCTCTCTACTTTTACCATTTGTAAATATTCTGGCAACCTGAATGATTATTACCGGTACAGCTATGGATGAAAGGGACACTAACAGCTCAAGAAATGAAGAAGACAAGAAAAAAGGAATGGTGCTTACTTTCCAGCCACTGTCCCTTGCATTTAATCATATGAATTATTACGTCAATATGCCGGCTGTAAGTAACATTTCTTGATATTCAAACATTAACTTTGTTATGATTCAGTTCTTGACATTTATGATTTAGTTCTTACTTAATATCTTGTATTCAAGAATAAATGCTGCTCAAGGAATTCCTAACAATATTATGGAAGCTGGACTTTGTGAATGTACATTGTACATGTGTGCATGtctcaatctctctctctctctctctctctctctctctgtgttTGAGTGTGTCGTAAAGTTATGTGTGTGTTTGTTATTCAACTACTCTTAAGACCTACAAGCCAAAATCTACAGTTGAATGAAAACTGTGATAGCATGTCATGTTTGCAAAGAACTGGCTGCTAGGGATATTCGGAACTTTCTATTTGATTTGCATGATTAGTACTATGTTCTAATGATCATTTGGATTACTAGTGGGAAATGTTTCCTAACAATCTAATTTAGATTACGACCAAAGTTCCTAAAAGAATAAGCTTTCTTGAGTTACCAGACAACCTGTTGAATTCTTGAGTTAATATTCAAAAGGCAGGGGAGGAATGGAATATGAACTTCTGTGGCTTATATGATTGTGGTACTTTATCAGGAAATGAAAGCCCAAGGAGTTGACGAGACTCGTCTCCAATTGTTACGAGATGTCAGTGGTGCTTTCAGGCCTGGAGTCCTAACGGCCTTAGTTGGTGTAAGTGGTGCTGGAAAGACCACATTGATGGATGTCTTAGCAGGAAGGAAAACAGAAGGCTCCATTGAAGGAAGCATCAGTGTTTCTGGTTATCCAAAGAAGCAAACAACTTTTGCTCGCATAAGTGGTTATTGTGAACAGAATGACATTCATTCTCCACATGTTACTGTTTATGAGTCATTGGTATACTCAGCTTGGTTGCGTCTCTCTCCATATGTAAAAGAACAAACACGGAAGGTGGGCTCGCTTGTCTTTATCATTGTTAtcttcatgaaaaaaaaatttattctatTTTCTGTTAAAAATCCAGACATTTGTCATAGAAATGGAGGTCAAGGACTGACTTCGATGTTTTGTTCCTGTTTAGAATTTTGTTGAAGAAGTAATGGAGCTAGTTGAGTTGAATCCTCTGAGAGACTCCCTAGTTGGCCTTCCAGGGGTAGATGGCCTCTCAACTGAACAGAGAAAGAGGCTAACCATAGCAGTAGAGCTTGTGGCAAATCCATCTATTATTTTCATGGATGAACCGACATCAGGGCTTGATGCTAGAGCTGCAGCAATTGTGATGCGAACTGTAAGAAACACTGTGGATACTGGGAGAACTGTTGTCTGCACTATCCACCAGCCAAGCATAGATATCTTTGAAGCATTTGATGAGGTAATTAATGCAAGAACTGTTGGATTACATAACTACTGGATACCCGTTTGTTTTGATGCAACGCTTCTTCTCATAATCATTTCTACTGATTTTCTTGCAGCTGTTATTGATGAAAAGAGGAGGACAAGTAATATATGCAGGGCCTCTTGGTCATCATTCTCGCCTACTGATTGAGTATTTTGAAGTGAGGATCATATCTTTATCAAATAACGGGGGTGGGGGCCTGTTAG
Proteins encoded:
- the LOC107851628 gene encoding pleiotropic drug resistance protein 2-like, with translation MEETSSRDEQAKSLSRRSMSRGGPRMSIGSMSSRSWASAHLQEVSTAPGGGVFERSTRENDDEQELKWAAIERLPTYDRLRKGILRQTLDDGETKYHEVDLVHLGLQDRKQLLEGVLKLVEEDNESFLRTYRDRTDRVGIETPKVEVRFEHLCIDGDAHVGSRALPTLWNASINFVEGFLQNIKIVPSKKRVVNILRDVSGIVRPSRMTLLLGPPGAGKTTLLKALAAVSDKDIRVNGRISYCGHELSHFIPQRTCAYISQHDIHHGEMTVRETLDFSGRCLGVGTRYDLLTELSRREKNSGIKPDPEMDAFLKATAVAGQESSLVTDYVLKILGMDICADIMTGDNMRRGISGGQKKRLTTGEMLVGPAKVFFMDEISTGLDSSTTFQIVKFMRQMVHIMDVTMIISLLQPAPETYDLFDDIILLSEGKIIYQGPRENVLEFFESVGFKCPERKGVADFLQEVTSLKDQEQYWFRKNEPYQYISAAEFAERFNGFRDGKQLCDDLGVPYDKSKAHPAALVTKKYGISNMELFKACLSREWLLMKRSSFLYIFKTFQITVMSIITFTVFFRTHMKSGQMADGGKFYGALFFSLINIMFNGMAELGLTIMRLPVFYRQRDSLFYPAWAFALPIWLLRIPLSFVESLIWIVLTYYTIGFAPAASRFFRQFLAFFAVHLSALSLFRFIAALGRTQVVANTFATFTLLIVFVLGGFIVAKDDLEPWIRWGYYISPMTYGQNAIAINEFLDKRWSTPNNDTRFSEPTVGKVLLKTRSMYTEDHVFWICVVALFAFSFLFNFCFILALTYLNPLGDSRSVISDDDRSEEKKQTDPSSPHATPMSEAMDERDTNSSRNEEDKKKGMVLTFQPLSLAFNHMNYYVNMPAEMKAQGVDETRLQLLRDVSGAFRPGVLTALVGVSGAGKTTLMDVLAGRKTEGSIEGSISVSGYPKKQTTFARISGYCEQNDIHSPHVTVYESLVYSAWLRLSPYVKEQTRKNFVEEVMELVELNPLRDSLVGLPGVDGLSTEQRKRLTIAVELVANPSIIFMDEPTSGLDARAAAIVMRTVRNTVDTGRTVVCTIHQPSIDIFEAFDELLLMKRGGQVIYAGPLGHHSRLLIEYFESVPGVPEIKEGYNPATWMLEVSATAVEAQLQVDFANIFANSELYRRNQELIKELSIPAPGSQDLHFPTEFSQPFFEQCKACFWKQRLSYWRHPQYNAIRFAMTTMVGVIFGIIFWNKGNQLSKQQDLLNIIGAIYAAVMFLGGTNTSAVQSVVAVERTVFYREKAAGMFSALPYAFAQVVIETIYVAIQTFIYSLILYAMIGFQWTAGKFLLFYFFVFMCFIYFTMYGMMLVALTPNYQIAAIVMSFFLSFWNLFSGFLISRTQIPIWWRWYYWGSPVAWTIYGLITSQVGDKNNPIEIPGGGEVSLKLYLKESYGFEYDFLGVVAAVHVVWAVFFGFIFAYAIKFLNFQKR